In Campylobacter suis, a genomic segment contains:
- a CDS encoding Mrp/NBP35 family ATP-binding protein: MLSKEQILERLKAVIYPGFEKDIVSFGFVKNVEAGEKIKIDVEIVSSSADVANELRVEISRVLGGAQAEINIIQPKMPEEKSNSQSGKNIAPQIRNFVMVSSGKGGVGKSTTTLNLAISLAKLGKKVGILDADIYGPNIPRMLGEVGIQPQVVGNKLKPILSHGVEMMSMGVLMEEGASLIWRGSMIMKAIEQLLRDVLWSELDVLLLDMPPGTGDAQLTLAQSVPVTAGVCVTTPQVVALDDSKRGLDMFEKLHIPIAGIVENMSGFICPDNGKEYDIFGKGTTTELSEIYKTQILAQVPIEPAVRVGGDSGKPVSFYQPESVTAKRYEEAARKLWEQIEKINDDGGADNSSIQPVMDGKSACSK, translated from the coding sequence ATGCTAAGTAAAGAGCAAATTTTAGAGCGTTTAAAGGCGGTTATATACCCAGGTTTTGAAAAGGATATCGTGAGTTTTGGCTTTGTAAAAAATGTCGAAGCTGGCGAGAAGATAAAGATAGATGTTGAGATAGTTAGCTCAAGTGCCGATGTGGCAAATGAGTTAAGAGTTGAAATTTCTCGAGTTTTAGGCGGTGCGCAGGCGGAGATAAACATCATCCAGCCAAAAATGCCAGAGGAAAAATCAAACAGTCAAAGCGGTAAAAATATCGCTCCGCAGATTAGAAATTTCGTTATGGTAAGCTCTGGTAAAGGCGGTGTTGGCAAAAGTACAACTACGTTAAATTTAGCCATAAGCCTTGCAAAACTAGGCAAGAAAGTCGGGATTTTAGACGCTGACATTTACGGACCAAATATCCCAAGAATGCTCGGCGAAGTCGGCATTCAACCGCAGGTTGTCGGCAACAAGCTAAAGCCGATTTTATCGCATGGCGTTGAGATGATGAGTATGGGTGTGCTGATGGAGGAGGGCGCTAGCCTTATATGGCGTGGTTCGATGATCATGAAGGCTATCGAGCAGCTACTTCGCGATGTGCTTTGGAGTGAGCTTGATGTATTGCTTCTTGATATGCCTCCGGGTACGGGTGACGCGCAGCTTACTTTGGCTCAAAGTGTGCCAGTAACGGCTGGTGTGTGCGTGACAACCCCGCAAGTAGTCGCACTTGATGATAGCAAACGCGGACTTGATATGTTTGAAAAACTACACATCCCAATCGCTGGAATCGTTGAAAATATGAGCGGTTTCATCTGCCCTGATAACGGCAAGGAGTATGATATATTTGGCAAGGGCACGACTACTGAACTGTCTGAAATTTATAAGACGCAAATTTTAGCCCAAGTGCCGATAGAACCAGCTGTAAGAGTGGGTGGCGATAGCGGTAAGCCTGTGAGCTTTTATCAGCCTGAGAGCGTGACTGCAAAACGCTATGAAGAGGCTGCTAGAAAGCTTTGGGAGCAGATAGAAAAGATAAATGACGATGGCGGTGCGGACAACTCAAGCATACAACCCGTAATGGACGGCAAATCGGCTTGTAGCAAGTAA
- the thiC gene encoding phosphomethylpyrimidine synthase ThiC: MRTDWLKTRANDATPTQMYYAKKGIITPEMEYVAKVEGLEAEFVRECVAVGRMIIPANINHTNLTPMAIGIDAKTKVNANIGNSSLASDIDGELEKLNLCLKYGADTVMDLSTGGDLDKIRKAIIKNSTIPIGTVPMYQIIHDVKDVENLSIEVMLKVLEKQAKQGVSYFTIHAGFLLKFMPLIPKRKMGIVSRGGSLMATWMMHYHKENPFYEAFDEICDICAKYDVALSLGDSLRPGCLHDATDEAQLSELKVLGELTLRAWQKNVQVMVEGPGHVPLNQIEYNVKIQQEWCHNAPFYVLGPLPTDIGAGYDHITSAIGGAMAAYHGVAMLCYVTPKEHLGLPTAADVRDGIIAHKIAAHSADVARGRVGAIERDHAMSDARWAFDWNKQFELVLDPDKARELHDESLPDEGFKKAEFCSMCGPKFCAYKISKNLIKEKNAK; this comes from the coding sequence ATGAGAACAGACTGGTTAAAAACTAGAGCAAATGACGCTACACCAACTCAGATGTATTATGCTAAAAAAGGCATTATAACGCCTGAAATGGAATATGTAGCAAAGGTTGAGGGCTTAGAGGCTGAGTTTGTGCGTGAGTGCGTGGCTGTGGGGCGTATGATAATCCCTGCAAACATAAATCACACAAACCTAACTCCAATGGCAATCGGCATAGACGCAAAGACAAAGGTAAATGCAAATATCGGCAACTCAAGTCTTGCAAGTGATATAGACGGCGAGCTTGAAAAGCTAAATTTGTGCCTTAAATACGGTGCTGACACGGTTATGGATCTATCAACTGGTGGTGATCTTGATAAGATCAGAAAAGCTATTATTAAAAATTCAACCATTCCAATCGGCACAGTGCCTATGTATCAGATAATCCACGATGTAAAAGATGTTGAAAACTTAAGCATAGAAGTTATGCTTAAAGTGCTTGAAAAACAGGCCAAACAGGGTGTTAGTTACTTTACGATACACGCTGGATTTTTACTTAAATTTATGCCGCTCATTCCAAAGCGTAAAATGGGCATAGTAAGTCGTGGCGGGAGCCTTATGGCTACTTGGATGATGCACTATCATAAAGAAAATCCATTCTACGAAGCCTTTGATGAAATTTGCGATATTTGTGCCAAATATGATGTAGCACTTTCCCTTGGCGATAGTTTGCGTCCGGGCTGTTTGCACGATGCCACTGATGAGGCTCAGCTAAGTGAGCTAAAAGTCCTTGGTGAGCTGACACTTAGAGCGTGGCAGAAAAATGTGCAAGTCATGGTCGAGGGTCCCGGACACGTGCCACTAAATCAGATTGAATATAACGTCAAAATCCAGCAAGAGTGGTGTCATAACGCACCATTTTATGTGCTAGGACCACTTCCTACTGATATAGGTGCTGGATATGATCATATCACAAGTGCGATAGGCGGGGCGATGGCGGCGTATCACGGCGTGGCTATGCTTTGCTATGTTACACCAAAAGAGCATTTAGGGCTTCCAACGGCTGCTGATGTAAGGGACGGCATAATCGCTCACAAAATCGCCGCTCACTCAGCTGATGTGGCTCGTGGTAGGGTTGGTGCGATAGAGCGAGATCACGCGATGAGTGATGCAAGATGGGCGTTTGACTGGAACAAGCAGTTTGAGCTCGTACTTGATCCTGATAAGGCAAGAGAGCTACATGATGAGAGTTTGCCTGATGAGGGCTTTAAAAAGGCAGAGTTTTGCTCAATGTGTGGGCCTAAATTTTGTGCGTATAAAATTTCAAAAAATCTAATAAAGGAGAAAAATGCTAAGTAA
- a CDS encoding bifunctional 2-C-methyl-D-erythritol 4-phosphate cytidylyltransferase/2-C-methyl-D-erythritol 2,4-cyclodiphosphate synthase, with protein MLDVTLIMLGAGNSTRFGLPVKKQWLRIGSDPLWLMATKNLSKFYTFKDIIIASKECEYMSKFAPNFKFITGGQTRQESLKNALSEVKTEFVLVSDIARPIITQELFSKIIDGAKQADCVIPALKVSDTAYFGEDAIDREKIKLIQTPQLSRTQILKDALKTDQIFTDDSSAIRAMGGSVWQILGDEQARKITTTQDLKKLNLQPPSFEQFVGTGFDVHEFADGYELWLCGEKIEHEKGLKAHSDGDVALHALSDAILGAAGLGDIGEHFPDTDEKYKGASSVTLLQEIYKKVQNVGFELVNADITIMAEQPKLSKFKTKMETNIANALNITPSRINVKATTTEKLGFVGRKEGIAVIASASLKYFDWTRV; from the coding sequence ATGTTAGATGTCACACTTATTATGCTTGGAGCTGGCAACTCCACACGCTTTGGGCTACCTGTTAAAAAACAATGGCTTCGTATCGGCTCTGATCCGCTTTGGCTTATGGCTACTAAAAATTTGAGTAAATTTTACACATTTAAAGATATTATCATAGCTAGCAAAGAGTGTGAGTATATGTCTAAATTTGCTCCAAATTTTAAGTTTATCACTGGTGGACAAACTCGTCAAGAAAGCCTAAAAAACGCACTTAGCGAAGTAAAAACTGAGTTTGTTTTAGTAAGTGATATAGCTCGTCCCATCATAACACAAGAGCTTTTTAGCAAAATAATAGACGGCGCAAAACAGGCTGATTGTGTAATTCCTGCACTAAAAGTTTCTGACACTGCTTATTTTGGAGAGGACGCGATAGATAGAGAAAAGATAAAGCTCATACAAACACCTCAGCTATCAAGAACTCAAATTTTAAAAGACGCCTTAAAAACAGATCAAATTTTTACCGATGACAGCTCAGCTATCCGTGCGATGGGTGGCAGCGTATGGCAAATTTTAGGAGATGAGCAAGCTAGAAAAATCACAACAACACAAGATCTAAAAAAGCTAAATTTACAGCCGCCAAGCTTTGAGCAGTTTGTAGGAACTGGCTTTGATGTGCATGAGTTTGCAGATGGTTATGAGCTTTGGCTATGTGGCGAAAAGATAGAGCATGAAAAGGGCTTAAAGGCACATAGCGACGGCGACGTCGCACTTCACGCACTAAGTGACGCTATACTTGGCGCAGCTGGGCTTGGTGATATAGGCGAGCACTTTCCTGATACTGACGAAAAATATAAGGGCGCAAGCTCGGTAACCTTGCTTCAAGAAATCTACAAAAAGGTACAAAATGTTGGTTTTGAACTAGTAAATGCCGACATCACCATAATGGCAGAGCAGCCAAAACTAAGCAAATTTAAAACAAAAATGGAGACAAATATCGCAAATGCTCTAAATATAACGCCAAGCCGCATAAATGTAAAAGCAACAACGACAGAAAAGCTTGGATTTGTCGGACGCAAAGAGGGTATAGCCGTGATAGCAAGTGCGAGTTTAAAGTATTTTGATTGGACAAGAGTATGA
- a CDS encoding response regulator gives MKILIVENEIYLAGSISSKLGDVGFDCEIANSVKDALKHESADIILLSTTLGGQDFYPIIEKFKNAIVILFVTYISSDTVQKPIQAGASDYIQKPFMIEELLRKINHFIEYKRMKSLIQTQENYIKHTLEKFKIPDLESKKIKLPLLIKTPKIQFADKFVFRFTKEQNLPFGMANTTNLAEILNAIRLCKDEVLYINNLQNFNENEREAIVGACYKKRVILATSDFEQSALFETMELAKDEQSFSVDSIVTLDEYLKHTISTYQDRYPDTELAKKLGISRKSLWEKRKKYDISKKK, from the coding sequence ATGAAAATTTTAATAGTAGAAAACGAAATTTACCTAGCAGGCTCAATCTCCAGCAAGCTTGGCGATGTTGGGTTTGACTGCGAGATAGCAAACAGTGTCAAAGACGCATTAAAGCATGAAAGTGCAGACATTATCTTGCTCTCAACAACACTTGGCGGGCAGGACTTTTATCCTATCATTGAAAAATTTAAAAATGCTATCGTTATACTTTTTGTAACATATATAAGCAGCGACACAGTGCAAAAACCTATACAAGCGGGCGCTAGTGACTATATACAAAAGCCCTTTATGATCGAAGAGCTACTTCGTAAAATAAACCATTTTATCGAATATAAAAGGATGAAAAGCCTTATACAAACGCAAGAAAATTACATAAAACATACTCTTGAAAAATTTAAGATCCCAGATCTTGAAAGCAAAAAAATAAAACTTCCATTGCTTATAAAAACTCCCAAAATTCAGTTTGCAGACAAATTTGTATTTAGATTCACCAAAGAGCAAAATTTGCCTTTTGGAATGGCGAACACAACAAATTTAGCGGAGATTTTAAATGCGATTAGACTTTGTAAAGATGAAGTGTTATATATAAATAATCTACAAAATTTCAACGAAAATGAGCGTGAAGCCATCGTTGGAGCCTGTTACAAAAAGCGCGTTATACTTGCAACAAGTGACTTTGAGCAAAGTGCACTTTTTGAAACTATGGAGCTTGCTAAAGATGAGCAAAGCTTTAGCGTGGATAGCATAGTGACTCTTGATGAGTATTTAAAACACACTATATCCACCTATCAAGACCGTTATCCTGACACTGAGCTTGCTAAAAAGCTTGGAATTTCACGCAAATCACTTTGGGAAAAGAGAAAAAAGTATGACATTTCAAAGAAAAAGTAA